The Panicum virgatum strain AP13 chromosome 5K, P.virgatum_v5, whole genome shotgun sequence genome has a window encoding:
- the LOC120707622 gene encoding long chain acyl-CoA synthetase 4-like produces MQHLVQVEEGREAADGAPSAGPTYRCAAGGKGGATPAVPGLDCCWDIFRLSVEKCPDNKMLGRREIVDGKAGNYTWLTYKEVYDTVIKVGAAIRSCGVGKGGRCGIYGANSPEWVISMQACNAHGIYCVPLYDTLGAGAVEFVLCHAEVQIAFVEENKIGEILKTFPNATKFLKTIVSFGKVNPEHKEKVEENGLSIYSWEEFLQLGGEEKFELPPKEKDDICTIMYTSGTTGDPKGVLISNKSIITIVSAVDEFLSNSGEELREDDVYISYLPLAHIFDRVIEEVFIHHGASIGFWRGDVKLLVEDIGELKPTVFCAVPRVLDRIYGGLQDKITTGGFLKKTLFNVAYKYKQGNMLKGSKHEEAAAVFDKLVFTKVKRGLGGRVRLILSGAAPLSRHVEEYLRVVTCSHVLQGYGLTETCAGSFVSLPNNMSMLGTVGPPLPYVEVRLESVPEMGYDALSSETPRGEICIRGDTLFSGYYKREDLTKEIMVDGWFHTGDIGEWQPDGSMKIIDRKKNIFKLSQGEYVAVENLENIFGQTPGVDSVWVYGNSFESSLVAVVNPNKQALERWAESNGVTGEFAAICEDPKAKEFILGELTKMGKEKKLKGFELIRAVHLDPVPFDMDRDLITPTYKKKRPQLLKYYQSVIDGMYQSMKY; encoded by the exons ATGCAGCACCTGGTGCaggtggaggaggggagggaggcggcggacggGGCGCCCTCGGCGGGGCCGACGTACCGGTGCGCCGCGGGGGGCAAGGGCGGCGCGACGCCCGCCGTGCCGGGGCTCGACTGCTGCTGGGACATATTCCG TTTGTCCGTCGAGAAGTGCCCCGACAACAAGATGCTCGGCCGCCGCGAAATTGTCGACGGGAAG GCTGGCAACTACACGTGGCTGACCTACAAGGAGGTTTACGACACCGTGATCAAGGTCGGGGCTGCGATCCGGAGCTGTGGCGTCGGCAAG GGTGGCCGGTGCGGCATCTATGGGGCCAATTCGCCTGAGTGGGTTATCAGTATGCAG GCCTGCAATGCCCATGGCATCTACTGTGTTCCATTGTATGACACGCTTG GTGCTGGGGCAGTAGAATTTGTGTTGTGCCATGCAGAGGTACAGATTGCTTTTGTTGAGGAAAATAAGATTGGAGAG ATACTCAAGACATTTCCCAATGCAACCAAATTTTTGAAGA caaTTGTGAGCTTCGGTAAGGTCAATCCCGAGCACAAGGAAAAAGTTGAAGAGAATGGCTTATCCATCTACTCTTGGGAAGAGTTTCTGCAACTG GGCGGTGAAGAGAAGTTTGAACTCCCACCAAAGGAAAAGGATGACATATGCACAATAATGTATACTAGTGGCACAACTGGTGATCCTAAGGGAGTATTAATCTCCAACAAGAGCATCATTACCATTGTTTCAGCAGTAGATGAGTTCCTTAGCAACTCAGGCGAGGAG CTTCGTGAGGATGATGTTTACATATCTTACCTTCCGCTTGCTCATATCTTTGACCGAGTGATTGAGGAAGTGTTCATTCACCATGGTGCTTCAATTGGATTTTGGCGTGGG GATGTTAAACTCTTGGTTGAAGACATTGGTGAACTCAAACCAACAGTATTCTGTGCTGTTCCACGTGTTCTGGACAGGATTTATGGAG GATTGCAAGATAAAATCACAACTGGTGGTTTCTTGAAGAAGACCTTGTTCAATGTTGCTTACAAATA CAAACAAGGTAATATGTTGAAAGGAAGCAAGCATGAAGAGGCTGCTGCAGTGTTTGACAAACTGGTCTTCACCAAG GTGAAACGGGGACTAGGTGGCAGGGTTCGGCTGATTCTATCCGGTGCTGCTCCCTTGTCTAGACATGTTGAGGAGTATCTGCGTGTGGTGACATGCTCCCATGTTCTCCAGGGATATG GACTCACAGAGACCTGTGCTGGGTCCTTTGTTTCCCTACCGAACAACATGTCCATGCTGGGTACCGTCGGCCCTCCGCTCCCATACGTCGAAGTACGCCTGGAATCTGTCCCTGAGATGGGTTACGACGCATTGTCCAGCGAGACGCCTCGTGGGGAGATTTGTATAAGAGGGGACACCCTGTTCTCAGGGTACTACAAGCGAGAGGACCTAACCAAGGAAATCATGGTCGATGGTTGGTTCCATACAG GAGACATTGGTGAGTGGCAGCCTGATGGGAGCATGAAGATCATCGACCGCAAGAAGAACATCTTTAAGCTCTCACAGGGAGAGTATGTTGCGGTCGAGAATCTGGAGAACATCTTTGGTCAGACTCCCGGTGTTGATTCG GTTTGGGTGTATGGCAACAGCTTCGAATCGAGCCTCGTTGCAGTGGTGAACCCCAATAAGCAGGCTCTGGAGCGATGGGCAGAGTCGAACGGGGTAACTGGAGAGTTTGCTGCGATTTGTGAAGACCCGAAAGCCAAAGAGTTCATCTTGGGAGAACTAACCAAGATGGGTAAAGAAAAGAAG CTCAAAGGCTTCGAGCTCATCCGGGCTGTTCATCTGGACCCGGTGCCGTTCGACATGGATCGCGACCTCATTACCCCGACGTACAAGAAGAAGCGGCCGCAGCTGCTGAAATACTACCAG AGCGTCATTGATGGCATGTATCAGAGCATGAAGTATTAG